A stretch of DNA from Micromonospora sp. NBC_01813:
TGGTCAACACGGTCGCGGTCAGGCCGGGATTCCCGATGCTGCTCGCCCGGTTGACCGGTGACGACGGGCACGACCGCTTCGTCGCCGGGCTGCCCGGCAATCCGCAGTCGGCGATCGTGGCGCTGGTGTCGTTGGTCGCGCCGCTGCTCGCCGGGCTGCACGGCCGGGCGGCGCCGCAGCTGCCGCTTCACCGGCTCGGCGCGCCGGTGCCAGGCCGTGGCGACTTCACCCATCTGGCCCTGGTACGCGCGGATCCGGTGACCGGGGTGGTGTACCCGGTGCAACACGTCGGGTCGGCGATGCTGCGTGGCCTCGCGACCGCCGTCGGGTTCGCGGTGATACCGCCCGGAGGTGACGGCCGGCCGGGCGACGAGGTGTCCGTCGTACCGCTGCAACTGCTGCCCGGGGAGCGACTGACGTGACCGTACCGATCCGGCTTGCCCTGGTGACGGTGACTGCGGACCCGCTCGACCTGGCCGCGCACGAGGCGGCGGTGGCCGATCCGCGAGCCGGTGCCGTGGTGTCCTTTCAGGGCGTGGTCCGCGACCACGACCACGGGCGTACGGTGACCCGACTCGAGTACGAAGGCCATCCGAGCGCGGCCGACGTGCTGCGGGAGGTGGCCCGGGAGGTGGCTGCCGATCCGGCGGTGTACGGGGTCGCCGTGTCGCACCGGCTGGGCCCGCTGGCCATCGGCGACGTGGCCCTGGTCGCGGCGGTGAGCACCGCGCATCGGGCGGCGGCCTTCGCCGCCTGCGCCCGGCTGGTCGACGAGGCGAAGGCCCGGTTGCCGATCTGGAAGCGACAGATCTTCGCCGACGGGACCGAGGAGTGGGTCAACTGCCCGTAGTGCGTCGGGCGCTTTCCGCAACTGTGCGTCGGTGCCGGATCTGCGGCTGGGGATCGGTGTAGAAGGCCGGCTCGGCACCCGGCCGCCACGGCAGGGCCGCGACGAGCGCGATCAGCGCCAGGGCGAGCGAGTTCTCCATCACGACGCCGAACAACCCGTCGTGGTAGTGCGACACCTGCGGCAACTGGTGCTCGTACGGCCAGATCGGGGAGATCAGGAACAGCAGGTACAGGGTGACGGCGGCGGTGGCGTGCCGCAGACCGGTCAGCGCGGGGAACCAGATCGGCGTACGCAGGCCGGCCACCCCGCTGATTCCGGGGCCGGTCGGCGGATAGGTGCGGCGCGAAATGAGCCCCCGGCTGGCGCTGCGGCGGCGCAGCGCCGCGTCGGCCAGCACGATGATCGCCGGGATCACGAAGACCAGGTGGTGCGACCAGCTGATCGGGCTGATGACGTTGGCGGTGAGGCCGATCAGAGTGAACGCGGTCAACTCGTCGCCGTCGGCGTGTGCGTGGGCGGCCCGGGACAGCCCGAGGGCGAGCAGCAGTGACGCGAAGGAGATCCAGAGCAGGCCGGGGGTCTGCATCGAGTCGTACAGCCGGGCCAGGACCCCGGCGAGCGACTGGTTCGGCGTCATGTCGGCCACGCCGACCCGGCCGGTGTCCCACAGTATGGAGGTGAAGTAGGTCGCCGACTCGTCGGCGGCGACGAGCATCGCGCCGATGGTGACCGCGGCCGCGGTGCCGATCGCGGTGGCCGCCGCCCGCCACTGCCGGGTGACCAGCAGGTAGACGATGAACAGCGCGGGCGTCAGCTTGATCGAGGTTGCCAGGCCGATGCCGGCGCCGGCCCAGATGCCGCTGAAGAAGAACCGACGCAGCGGACCGCCAGCGGCCAGCCGGTGCGGCACTGGCGCGGCCCGCCAGCGCAGCGCCACCAGGTCGGCGATGACCAGGCCGAAGAGCAGCAGGTTGACCTGGCCGTACCCGAGGGTCTCCCGGGACGGTTCGATGGCCACCGCGAGGGGCACCGCGAGGCCGACGACGAACCATCGTGGCCAGCCGCAGCGGTCCGCGATCGGACCGAGCAGGACGATGAGTACGACGGTGAGGGTGGCGATGCCGAGGGCGACGTTGATCCAGCCTGCGGTCATCATCGGCACCACCGCCATCGGCAGCATGGTGAGGCCGGCGAACGGTGGGTAGGTGAAGCCGAGCGTGGTCTCCGGTGCGATGAACTCGTACAACTCGCCGCCGTTGGCCCACCACATGATCGCACCGTGGTAGATGCGCATGTCGAAGAAGTTGTACGGCCGACCGAAGGTGCCGATCGCCAGCCACGCGATATAGCAGGTCAGTGCGATGAGGCCGATGCGAAGCAGTGTGCCCCGCTCGACGCCACGGCCGGCGCGAAGGAGTTTCTCCAGGTGGGCCCGGCGCAGCGGGGTCAGACGACGGACCCGGTCCCGGACGTCCGTCACCATGAAATACCCACCCCCGGCTATCGGTTGCCCAGAACTTGCCCAGAACTTCAGCGCCCGTCTGAGCCTAGAACGCGGCGGCGTCCGACACCGGGCGCGTTACCCTTCCGTGTCCGATCCCACACTAGTTCGCGACATTTCAGCCTCGTTAACGCAGTGTGGCGTGTTCCGTATGATTCGTAGCGCTCAATAGCAAACTACGGTATGAAGTCCGATATTTACAGTCTACGCGGCATCCGTCGGAGCAGCTCGGGCCGCCCTCGCGGATCACCGGCCACCGGGCAGCCGCCGGGCGACGGCCGCGGACCTGACCGCTATCCGGGCGTCCCGCCGGGCCGAGTGCACCGCCCGCCGGACCGACCGGCGACTCTGGCGAACCGCTCGACCGGTCCGCCACCGCAGACCCGGCCGACCACCAGTATCCGCCGCGGCGAGGAGCAACCCACCGAGAAGTCCCAGATTCTTGAGGAAGTGCACCTGATGGAGTTGCCGCTCGGTCGGGTCCGAGGTGGACCAGAACGGATGGCCGGCGATCGTCGTCGGCACCAGCGACGCCGCCAACACGGCGGCCGCCGGCCGGGTGCAATGACCGGTCGCGAGCAGCATGCCGCCCATGAGTTGGCTGGCACCGTGCATCCGTACCAGGCTCTCGGTGTCGGTCGGCACTCGCGGCGCGGCACGGCCGATCATCGGGCCGACCTGGTCGGTGACCGGCTTCGCCCGGTCGACGTACGCCGCGGGGTTGGCCACCGCGCGGGCGCCACTGACGATGAAGATGCCACTGAGTAGGGCGCGGGCAGCGGTACGTACGGGTCTCATGCTTCATTCGTACCCGCTTGGCCGGTCCGCTATGCCGTAAACCCGGATGCTCGACTCAGCCGGGCTGGGTGCGCAGGTAGCGGCCGAAGTGCGGAACGGTGAAGGCGACCGTGCCGCGTTCGCCCGAATAGATCAGGCCCTTTTTGATCAACGCGTCCCGGGCCGGCGACAGGCTGGCTGGCTTGCGCCCCAGCGACCGGGCTATCTCGGCGGTCGGCACCGCCGCGTCCGGGTCGACATCGTCGACCGATCGCGCCGCGCCGGACGGGTCGGCGGCACCGGCGAGGGACGCCATCGCCCGCATGTACTCGCGTTCGGCCGGTGTCGCGCGCTCGAACCGGGAGCCGAAGAAGCCGACTGCCAGTTCCGCCTCGGCCTCGGGCGCGGCCATCCGGACGTCGGCGGCGGTGATCGGCGAACGCGGCGCGTTGTCCCAGGTCGCTTTGCCGTACGCCTGGACGAAGTACGGGTATCCGCCCGACTTGTCGTACAACAGGTCCAGGGCCTTGGCCTCGTACTCGACCTGCTCGCGGGCGGCCGGCGCGGTCAGCGCCTGATCGGCGGCGACCCGGTCCAACCGGTCGATGCGCTGGTAGCGGAAGAGCCGCTCGGAGTAGGACTTCGCCGCGGACAGCACCGCCGGCAGATGCGGCAGGCCGGCACCGACCACGATCAACGGCCCGCCGAGCTGCGACAGTTCGTGGCAGGCCGCGCAGAGCGCCGACACGTCGTCGGTGCCCACGTCCTGCATTTCGTCGATGAACAGCGCGATCCCGGTGCCGACGTCGGTGGCGACCGCCGCGGCGTCGGTGAAGAGCTCCACCAGGTCGATCTCGATGTCACCCGAGTCGGCCCGACCGGTGGCGGCCGGCACGTCGATGCCGGGCTGCCAGCGGTCGCGCAGCCGGGGTGCCGCACCACGTCCGCCGGCGGCCGGCGGGTTCGCCCGCAACGCGAAAGCCTTGAGTACGCCGAGGAAGTCGTCGATCCGCTCCGGTGCCCGGTGCCGGGGTGCGAGTTCGCGTACCGCCATGTGCAGGGCGGCGGCGACCGGTCGGCGCAGCGACTGGTCCGGTCGGGCCTCGATCTTGCCGGTGCCCCACAACCGGCTGATGGCCTGCGACCGCAGCGTGTTGAGCAGGACGGTCTTGCCGACACCGCGCAGGCCGGTGAGCATCAGGCTGCGTTCGGGGCGGCCCCGGGCGACCCGTTCCAGCACGACGTCGAAGACGTCGAGCTCGCGGCCCCGGCCGGCGAGCTCCGGCGGGCGCTGGCCGGCACCGGGGGCGTACGGGTTCCGGATCGGGTCCACGTCTGGCACCGTATCGGCTCATCTAGCGTGATCGCTAGATCCGGCTAGAAGACGCGATCGTGTCGTTCTCGTCCACAAACTAGGGCTCTCTAGCTTGAACGCTAGAGAGCCCTAGTTTGTGGTAGCGGGTGCGGCCAGCCGACCGGCCGGCGGGCCGGAGCAGGGAACTCCGCCGGCTCAGAGCTCCTTCATGCAGAGCACGTAGTCGAGGATCGCCTGGTCGCTGTCGTTGACGTACGTGGTGTCGGTGTCCTCGTGGCCGAAGACCGGATCGTCACAGCGCTCCGTGTCGGTGGTCAGCGGGATACGGGCGAGCACCTCGTACGAGCCCGGCTCGCAGGCGACCTTGCGCAGCACCGCGTCGGAGTCCGAGCCGTCGTTGACGACACAGTCGCCGACCACGATCAGCCCACCGGTGTCACCGCCCTCGGTCGGCGGCACGCCGGACTCCGTGTCGTCGTCCGGCGACTCGGCCGGCGCGCCCACCGACGGTGACTCGATCGGCTCGCTCGCGGTGCTGGTCTCGCCGTTCGCCACGGCGAACGCCACGAGGCCACCGCAGCCGCAGAGCACCAACAGCACCACCGCGCCGATCACCAGCCCGATGATCAGCCCGGCCCGGGACTTCTTCGGCGGCTGACCGCCCGGCATTCCCGGTGGTGGTGGACCCCAACCGGGTGGCGGTGGCGGCGGGTAGCCACCCCCGGAACCCGGCGGCGGGGGGTAACCGCCGCCACCGGAGGTCGGCGGTGGGAAGCCCGGCTGCCCACCCGGCTGATACGGCGACTGGTACGGCGTCGTGGGATCGGGGTAACCGCCGCCGGACACCGGTTGTCCGCCCGGGGCCGGGTAGCCGCCACCGGCCGGATACTCGCCCGGGGAGGGATACCCGGGCGGCGGCGGAAAGGCCTGACCGGGCGGCGGATATCCGGGTTGGCCGGCGGGGTCGTCGGGCTGTCCCGCACCGGGGTAGCCCGGCGGACCGTAGCTGGACATGATCTCCCTAGCGTCGTCGCTGCATGGGGTCGAGGTGGTCTGGCAGCGTAGCGCGGAACAACCGTGCTACCCAGCACGGTAACCAACGGTCGCCAACCGCCGGCCGGCCGGCAGCCCGGACGTGGGCGGGGCGACAGTTCACGGCCGGCGCGACTGGCGTGCCGGGCCTCGTAGCACTAGCGGCCCAACCACCTAGCCTCTGGCATCGTCGCAGCTCAGCGCTGTTTAAGACAGAGTACGAAGTCGAGCGCGTCAAGTTGGCTGTTGAAGAAGTACCAGTTGGTGTAGCCGGTGACGTCGGCGCACTTCGTCTTCGCGTCTTCCTCACCCTCGGTGACTCCGTCGAAACGGGCGAGCACCTCGTATGCGCCGGCGTCGCATTCCGTGATGGCCAACACCGGCGTCGCCTCGTCATCCTCGCCGTCGGCCTCGTTGCGTACGCACTGGCCGACGGTGACGAAACGGGCGTCGCTCGACGCCGCCGGTGTCGGCGTCGGGGTGGGATCGTCGTCCTGGGCTGGTTCGGGTGTCGGGTCGGTGCCAGTCGACGGTGCCACGGACGGGTCGACCTGCGGGTCCGTCGTCGGCACCGCCAGTCCTTCGCCGCCGTTCTGCGGCTCGGGTCGGTTGATCAGGTAGATCCCGACCGCGCCGCCGCCACAGAGCAGCACCGCCAGGCCGATCACCACCGCGAGCAGCGCGCCGCTCACGCCGCCGCTCTTCTTGCCGGGCCGGCCCGGTGCCGCTGTCGGCTCCCAGGCCGGCGCCGCCGGCGGCTGCTGGTGCTGGCCGGCACCCGGCTGCTGCCAGGTCTGCTCAGTGGCACCCGCCCACCCCTGCGCAGGTTGGGTGCCCGAATGCCAGTTCTGGTCACCCGCCGACGTCTGCTGCCCGTACCCCTGCCAGTTGGGTTGCGCGGCCGGAGGTTGGCCGGCCTGCCAGTTGGGTTGCGCGGCCGGGGGTTGGCCGGCCTGCCAGTTGGGGTCGTTCTCGCCGTGCCAGGGCTGCTCCGGCCCGGGCCGCCAGGGTTGTTCCGGCCCGGCGGGGGGTGGGGTATCGCCCCAGGGGTCGTTCCCGCCCCACGGGTCCGACGGCTCCCGGAACGGCTCCGGCGCGTGTCGGTCAGCCCACCGGTCCGGCTGCTGATCCGGGTACGGCCCGCCGGGCGGTCCGTATTGCGACATGTCCTGTCCTCCTGCACGGCGCGGGTCGATCTGGTCACCCGCTTGGCCTGGCGGTGATGACGTCACCGTAGCGTGAGCACCCCATGAGCTCACCTCCCCGAAGTACGCCAACTCCCGGAGAACCGTCCGATTCGCGCGGACTTGCCGGGTCGACGGTTGCCGACTCCGTGGGCGTGTCGGCAACCCGACCGGCGATGATCTGGTCGGCTCTGCTGATCGTCTACATCGTCTGGGGATCCACCTACCTGGCGATCCGGGTGGTGGTGGAGACGATGCCACCGATGGTGTCGGCGGGGACCCGGTTCGGGCTGGCGGCGGTGCTGCTCGCCGCGATCCTGCGGGTACGCCACGGTCGAGGCGCGCTGCGGGTCACTCGCCGGCAACTCGCGGGGGCGGCCCTGGTGGGGGTCCTGCTGCTCACCGGTGGGAACGGCCTGGTGATGCTGGCCGAGTCCGGTCCGCCGGGGGTCGCCGTGCCGTCCGGCATCGCCGCGTTGCTGGTGGCGGTCGTCCCGCTGCTGGTGGTGCTGCTCCGGCTGGCCGTCGGGGACCGGCCACGGTCGACGACGGTCGCCGGGGTGCTCGTCGGCCTGGGCGGGCTGGTCGTCCTGGTCGCTCCGACCGGTGGCGCCGCTGCCGCCGCGCCACTGGCCGGCGCGTTGCTCGTGCTGGCGGCAGCCACCTCGTGGTCGACCGGCTCGTTCATCTCCAGCCGGATCAGCATGCCGTCCGACGCGTTCGTCGCCACCGTCTACCAGATGGCCGCCGGCGCGGCCGCGCTGCTGGCGATCGGGGCGCTGCGGGGCGAGCTGCGCGGCTTCGACGTGACGCAGGTCTCGGCGAGATCGTGGTCGGCGTTGGTCTACCTCCTGGTGGCCGGGTCGTTGATCGCCTTCACCGCGTACGTGTGGTTGCTGCAGAACGCGCCGATCTCGTTGGTGGCCACCTACGCGTACGTCAACCCGGCGGTCGCGGTCGCCCTCGGCGCGCTGTTCGTCGCCGAGCCGATCACTCCCCGGGTGCTGCTCGGCGGTTTGGTGATCGTCGTCGGGGTGGCGCTGGTGGTCACCACCGAGCGCCCCCGGCGCGGCCGCTCCTAGCCCACCACTGCCCGGCCGCTCCTAGCCCACCGCTGTGCGGCTCAGCGGACGAAGAGGGTGGCCCGGCCGTCGCGGATCCCGACGATGTGTCCCCAGACGTTGACGTCGACGACCCGGTCGGTCGGGCGCAGGCCCAGCGTGGTCAGGTCGACCATGGTGCCACGGTGCCAGCGGAACGGGTGGCTGGCGCCGGTCGCGGTCTCGGAGTGGCCGATCACCTCGCCCCGGTCGCTGATCGCGACGGCGAGACTCACCGGGCCGCCGAGCGTGCCGAGCTCGCTGATCGTCCCGTCCCGCCACAGGTACGCCTGCCGGCCTGCGGTAGCCGTCAGCGAGTTGCTGACGATCTCCCGCCGATTGTTGAGGTCGGCCGGCTGGTTGACCCAGGGCCCGCTGCCGCCGAGGTCGCCCAGGTCGGTCAGTACGCCCTGGTGCTAGCGGGCACCACGGCAGTTGCAGGGGTACCCGGGGGTGGGCTCGTACTCGCCGACCAGATCACCCCAGTTGTTGATCCCGACCTGCGCCGCGTACGCGTTGTTGTGCCAGAGCATGGTGAGGGTGCCCCGGTGCCAGAGGAAGCTCTGATCCGGCGAGGTCACCTCGGTGGTGCCGAAGACGACGCCCCGGTCGTTGATGGAGATCGCGTACGAGGATCCGGCGTCAGGGATCTCGATCGGGGTGAAGGTGCCCCGCTGCCAGACCGCCACCTGTGAGAGCCCGCTGGTCGTGATCGCGTTGCCGAGCACCGTACCGGCTTCGTTGATCTCTCTGGCTCCGAAGCTCTGGTAGCCGGCGGGTGCGCCGAGCGGGCTCAGTTGCCCGGCCTGCCATCGGTAGCCGCCGCCGACGACCTGCCCTCGGTCGTTGATCGCCAGGCTCCACTCGGTCGCGGCGAAGCCGAGATCCACCGCCTGGTACGGCCGGGCCGCCCAGTTGCCGGCGGCACCGTCGACCGCCCCGCCGACGGCACCCGCCGTCGACGATGGTCCGACGACCGCGCCGATCGACATGGCCACCGCGGCGACGAGCACCGTGGCGGCGCGCTGGCGGCTTCGCGGGAGCACCCGGGGCTGCTGACTCATGGTAGTCAGCCTGAAGCCGAGGGTCACTCGTGTCAATGTGTGACCAGCGCCTGTCGGCCAAGCGACAGTCGTCAATGGTTACAGCAGTCGCAGTTGGCGATCCTTCGGACGACGCGGACCTTCTTCACCCAGCCGGTCGAACAGGCCGGCATCGATCGCGTCCAGGAACGGCGTCGGCCGCATCTGCCGTTCCTGACCGTGCCGGACCCGCCGGCCGGCGTGGGACACGTACAGCCGGTCCTGGGCCCGGGTGAGCCCGACGAAGAACAGCCGGCGCTCCTCGGCCACGTCGTCCTCGCTGGGGGTCGTGCCCGGGAAACGCAACGGCAGCAGCCCGTCCTCACAGCCGACCAGGAAGACCACCGGGAACTCCAGGCCCTTGGCAGCGTGCAGGGTGAGCAGGGTGACCGCCTCGGCCCGGGGATCCATGGCGTCCACCTCGGCGCCGGTGTCCAACAGCGACAGCAGCATCGGCAGGTCGTCGCCGCAGCGCCGGGCCAGTGGGCCGAGCAGCTCCACCGCCGACCAGATGTCGGCCGGTACCAGGTGCGGGCCGGCGGACGAGTCCAGCGTCGGCGTGGTCAGCCGCTCGGCCAGGACCTGGCCGGCGAGCCGGACCCGGGCGGCAAGTGAGGAGTCCGCCCCCGCGTCCCTCGCGGTGTCGGCATGCCGCAACTCCCGGGCGATCGCCGTCACCCCCGGCCGGTCCCGCAGCCGGTTGTGGGACCGTTTCTGCACCGGAACCCCGGCGCGGGTCAGCGCCTCCACGATCGGCCCGGACTGCGCGTCGGTGCGGTACAGCACCGCGATGTCGGAGAACGACACCGTCGACGACTGCCCGTCGATCCGCCCCGAGTCCAACGAACGGTGCGACACCCCGCCGACCAGTTCGTCGACCGTGCGTACCACGAACGCCGCCTCGTCGGCGGCCGTGCCGGCCGGATACCGGCCGATCAGTGGCGCCTGCGGATCCAGCCGGGCCGGCTCCAGTCGTCGGCCCCGGACCAGCGAGCTGGGGGCGATGGCCTGCACCGCGGCCGCCAGGATCGGTGCCGCCGACCGGTAGTTGCGGGCCAGCCGCACCAACCGGGCGTCGACGAAGTCGGCGGAGAAGCGCAGGAAGTACTGCACGTCAGCGCCACGGAACGAGTAGATCGCCTGGTCGGGGTCGCCGATTGCGCACAGGTTGCCGTCCGCCGGGCTGAGTAGCCGCAGCAACTCGTACTGATCCGCGTCGACGTCCTGGTACTCGTCGACGAAGATCCACCGCCAGCGGTCCCGGTAACGCTGGACCAGCTTGGGGTCGTCGCGCAGCAACCGCAGCGGCAGGGTGACCAACTCGTCGAGGTCGACCAGGTCGGCGGCGCGCAGCAGCTTGGCGTACGCGGCGTCGTCCTCGCCGGCCTGCGTACGGGCCTGCGCCCGTTCGGTGTCGTCGGCGATCCGGAAGCCCTTGGCCAGCCCGGCCGCCTTCGGGTTCTCCCGCAGGATGGTCAGGCCCAGCGAGTGG
This window harbors:
- a CDS encoding molybdenum cofactor biosynthesis protein MoaE, whose translation is MTVPIRLALVTVTADPLDLAAHEAAVADPRAGAVVSFQGVVRDHDHGRTVTRLEYEGHPSAADVLREVAREVAADPAVYGVAVSHRLGPLAIGDVALVAAVSTAHRAAAFAACARLVDEAKARLPIWKRQIFADGTEEWVNCP
- a CDS encoding glycosyltransferase 87 family protein, with the translated sequence MVTDVRDRVRRLTPLRRAHLEKLLRAGRGVERGTLLRIGLIALTCYIAWLAIGTFGRPYNFFDMRIYHGAIMWWANGGELYEFIAPETTLGFTYPPFAGLTMLPMAVVPMMTAGWINVALGIATLTVVLIVLLGPIADRCGWPRWFVVGLAVPLAVAIEPSRETLGYGQVNLLLFGLVIADLVALRWRAAPVPHRLAAGGPLRRFFFSGIWAGAGIGLATSIKLTPALFIVYLLVTRQWRAAATAIGTAAAVTIGAMLVAADESATYFTSILWDTGRVGVADMTPNQSLAGVLARLYDSMQTPGLLWISFASLLLALGLSRAAHAHADGDELTAFTLIGLTANVISPISWSHHLVFVIPAIIVLADAALRRRSASRGLISRRTYPPTGPGISGVAGLRTPIWFPALTGLRHATAAVTLYLLFLISPIWPYEHQLPQVSHYHDGLFGVVMENSLALALIALVAALPWRPGAEPAFYTDPQPQIRHRRTVAESARRTTGS
- a CDS encoding ATP-binding protein, producing the protein MDPIRNPYAPGAGQRPPELAGRGRELDVFDVVLERVARGRPERSLMLTGLRGVGKTVLLNTLRSQAISRLWGTGKIEARPDQSLRRPVAAALHMAVRELAPRHRAPERIDDFLGVLKAFALRANPPAAGGRGAAPRLRDRWQPGIDVPAATGRADSGDIEIDLVELFTDAAAVATDVGTGIALFIDEMQDVGTDDVSALCAACHELSQLGGPLIVVGAGLPHLPAVLSAAKSYSERLFRYQRIDRLDRVAADQALTAPAAREQVEYEAKALDLLYDKSGGYPYFVQAYGKATWDNAPRSPITAADVRMAAPEAEAELAVGFFGSRFERATPAEREYMRAMASLAGAADPSGAARSVDDVDPDAAVPTAEIARSLGRKPASLSPARDALIKKGLIYSGERGTVAFTVPHFGRYLRTQPG
- a CDS encoding EamA family transporter, whose translation is MGVSATRPAMIWSALLIVYIVWGSTYLAIRVVVETMPPMVSAGTRFGLAAVLLAAILRVRHGRGALRVTRRQLAGAALVGVLLLTGGNGLVMLAESGPPGVAVPSGIAALLVAVVPLLVVLLRLAVGDRPRSTTVAGVLVGLGGLVVLVAPTGGAAAAAPLAGALLVLAAATSWSTGSFISSRISMPSDAFVATVYQMAAGAAALLAIGALRGELRGFDVTQVSARSWSALVYLLVAGSLIAFTAYVWLLQNAPISLVATYAYVNPAVAVALGALFVAEPITPRVLLGGLVIVVGVALVVTTERPRRGRS
- a CDS encoding LppU/SCO3897 family protein, encoding MSQYGPPGGPYPDQQPDRWADRHAPEPFREPSDPWGGNDPWGDTPPPAGPEQPWRPGPEQPWHGENDPNWQAGQPPAAQPNWQAGQPPAAQPNWQGYGQQTSAGDQNWHSGTQPAQGWAGATEQTWQQPGAGQHQQPPAAPAWEPTAAPGRPGKKSGGVSGALLAVVIGLAVLLCGGGAVGIYLINRPEPQNGGEGLAVPTTDPQVDPSVAPSTGTDPTPEPAQDDDPTPTPTPAASSDARFVTVGQCVRNEADGEDDEATPVLAITECDAGAYEVLARFDGVTEGEEDAKTKCADVTGYTNWYFFNSQLDALDFVLCLKQR
- a CDS encoding DoxX family membrane protein codes for the protein MRPVRTAARALLSGIFIVSGARAVANPAAYVDRAKPVTDQVGPMIGRAAPRVPTDTESLVRMHGASQLMGGMLLATGHCTRPAAAVLAASLVPTTIAGHPFWSTSDPTERQLHQVHFLKNLGLLGGLLLAAADTGGRPGLRWRTGRAVRQSRRSVRRAVHSARRDARIAVRSAAVARRLPGGR
- a CDS encoding LppU/SCO3897 family protein, whose product is MSSYGPPGYPGAGQPDDPAGQPGYPPPGQAFPPPPGYPSPGEYPAGGGYPAPGGQPVSGGGYPDPTTPYQSPYQPGGQPGFPPPTSGGGGYPPPPGSGGGYPPPPPPGWGPPPPGMPGGQPPKKSRAGLIIGLVIGAVVLLVLCGCGGLVAFAVANGETSTASEPIESPSVGAPAESPDDDTESGVPPTEGGDTGGLIVVGDCVVNDGSDSDAVLRKVACEPGSYEVLARIPLTTDTERCDDPVFGHEDTDTTYVNDSDQAILDYVLCMKEL